TATAATCTCGATCACCTGAGTCCGTGTAGGCGGGTTCTAAGTCAAACGTGCATATCTCTTTGACGCGGCCCAGCTTTTGCGCCGTTCGCTTCGAGGCCTACAGTCTTCAGCATATATGCCGGAATTCTGCTGTACGGCGACCTGGTCTCGGACTATGCTTGGACAGCCCCAGAGGTCGCCCATGAAGTTTTACGACCCCGAATGGTCCGTGCGTCACCCCTTGCCGATAGAGGGCACATCGTTTTTCAGGGCGAGACACTAGCGAAACTGAGGACAGGATAAGCGCCTTGTGGAAGGACATCGTACTGTGGGCGAGCATCGCCCTGAACGTGCTTTTGAGCCTTGCGCTCTACTTTCGGACAGCGATTAATCAGATCGTCATTTCCTTTTACTCAGAGCGACGCGAGCGCAAGGAAAAACAAAGGAAGATCCTCTCTGAATTGAATGAGCGAATGTTTGCATTTCCGGTTCAGTACCTTTCGACGATTCTTGGGATGAGCGTTCTCGTAGAGAACCTTCGTGGCCAGCTAAGGCCGGAACAAGTGGCCATGGCCGAAAAACTGCAGAAGGCCGACGCGGTGCAGGATACGGTGAACTTTCTTCTACGGCATAGTGCTGATTTCCCTCAGCAGATACGGGTACTCATTGATGAACTCCACGAAAACATGGTGCTGAGATCGCGAGAGCAAGAGGTGATTCTAGAGAGGTCCGAGGCGGTAAAGGCAATCGCCAATCGGATTAGAGAGGAGATCAGGCTGGTATTGAAGTAGTGTTGGTCTTAGACATCGTTCCGTGTGCGACGTCCTTCCGAGCGCGGGGCTCATTCTGCTGGGTCGAGGATGCTGGCTAAGTGCCTGAAAGGGAAAAAGCACGAGAGAAGGCCCCTAAGCCGGCACGTAATTTCATCCCGGTTTCCCGGCTCCGCAGTTGGGAGTCGATGCGAATCAACGACCTGCTGATTTACGAACTCCGACCAGACGCTACCTGAGCATAGCGAGGACCACCTGTCCGCGCAATGACGCGAGGCTCTGGGGCAGCCAATGATGCGCCTGGTTTCTCCAGGCCCGCGGCCAGTCGAGGGTTAGGAGTGACCAGCGGGTGGGCTACCCGCTCTCAGTCCTAGTGTCGTTTACACCAGACACTAGCCTTTGAACGTCAATCCCGAGCGTGCGCGCAATGCCTTCAGCACCCGTCCTGGCAGGTGAGCTTGGATCGATCTTCAGCAACACGGACTCCACCCGTTGCCGCAGGGTTGTCTTGGAAGCTCTCGGGCATCTGTCTAGAATCCCGGGGCTTTTTCTCAAAAGGCGGTCAAGCCAAGCCACTTCTGCTGCTTCCAGCCGCTCCAGGATATCCTTCCCCAACTGTCGCACAACTTCATCAGCCCTTTCGTCCAGGAGGCCAGACTCTATCAGCTGAGACCCGTATAGCATCAAAGCTGGCAACAGCGTCCTTTCTGAACGCGCTAAGACTACATCGCGAAGATCTCGCAAGAATGTCTCCTGCAACTCCTGCTGCAACGCCAGCGGGAGCCGGGACCAGTCGCGTTGAAATCTTGCAGGAGGATTTCCCCCTTCCAACGAGTTCTTCGCATGTCCAATTAGCGCGTCTGCGAAGGCTTCCGTTAGACCAAGCGGCGCACCATCCTCCAGCAACCACAGGAGCAGTTCAAGAAGCGACCCTTCCTGAGCTAGGGCGTCCACCCAAACGGATTCTGTAATCTCTTGAAGTTCAGATGCCAAGTAGGCCTTAACTTCCTTTGCCTCCTCTTCCGAACCGGCTGACCCTGCAAGTCTATAGAGTGCGGCTAAATCCGCCGAGAATTCATGTCCCTTCAGCCTCGATAAGAGCTCTCCCCTGCTCACCAGGTTTCGAACCAGTGCGTGCAATGTGGTAACGTTCAGGGCGCTCGCTAGCCGAGGGTAGTGAGAAATTAGCAAATCTGCAGTTAGCGTCGCATGTGCGTCATCTCGTGTAGCAATCACCTCTAGCGTCGCGGCGAGAAAAGGAGCCGCCACGGATGCCGTATGCGCCGCGAGGAGCGTAGGCACCTTGTCCATTTTCAACGCTAACTCCGCCATATCCCGGACAACGTCCCCGTATTCTCCGGGTGACTGCAATATGGCCCTGTACGCGTTTTGCCCTGCGCCAGAGTTCCCGATTGCCGCCCGCTGGTCACCTGACGGCGCACTTTCAAGAATCGGTAACATGCAGACGGCAATCGCAGTCCTTTGCCTTTCTGCGTTAGCCTGGTGTAGGTGATGCATCAAGTGCCCTTCTGTAGCCAGTTGTTTCAGTATGTCTTGCGCCTCAGTGACTTTAGCATGCCACGCCAGGTATAGCAGCGCCAATACGCAGCCGAGTACTTCGCCAACGCGTAAGACGGTTCCTCCCCGCAGTCGCTGATTTGCGGTGTTAAACAATTCATGCCAGCGCCATCCGTTTTCGATTTCAGCCATGACCCAAACCACGTTGGCATGGCGCACATCAAAGTGTCCCGCGGCACACCGTCGTACGAGTTCGGCAACAATCTGCTCTCGCGTTGCCTTCGGCCGATAATACCGCTGAACCTTTTGCGCTCCGACTTCCTGCAGCGCGGTGGCGACCTCGATATACTCGTTCGCCCCACCCGGCACGGCAAAATGTGCGTTAACCAACTCCTCTCCGACAGTTGTACTTATGCCTGTGACTACCGGAAGCGTTGCCCCGACCCACTGCTTCGCTGCTACGGCAACAGCAGTCTCATCAGGGTGCTCGACAGCCGGCAAGGCGTTGGATAGGCTACTCAAGACTCGTTCTGCAAGCCTCTCCTTTTCGGTTCCTATCGCGTGACGAACTATCTCGAAAATTCCATTGCCCACCAACTCACCACCCATGGGCCATTGTTTCACCGATCCGACACCCATCTTAAGCCAGCGCCACACTTGGGCTAATTGTAAACTGCTCGACGACTCGATACCGCTAACAGCGAGCGCTGTCGCTGCCAACGCGACCGGCTCCTTCTCAGCCCATCCCAGGTGATGTTCTTCAAGCACCTGCTCACATACCGTCATAAAGCCAGGAACAAATAGAAGTTTTCGAAGAGGCTCACTTTCACCCTTAACCAATGCATCTTCAACCTGCCGTTTAATCAACACTTCTAGAGCCTTATCCGGAGGCGCATTGAAATGTAGCGCCGCCAGGTACCTTCTCCATTCTGGCTCACCAATAAGCGCGAGGACTGCGGGTTCGAGGAAGTCTTCCTTCGTCAACCCACTTACGGACTCCTTCAGAGAATCCGCGTACACCGCATACAGGGCTTGCATCACTAGCGGTATTTCGTCGCCCCACTGGCGATGTAGTGCCCCCACGGAGTTAACAAACAACTTGATACTACGTGGGCTCGGCGTACCTTCCGGCGGAATACCTTTCAGACGATACAAGCGGTAAATCGTATCGAACTCTTCACGATGATGCTCAGCAGGAAACGCCGCTGCGAGTTGGTCGCAAAGGAACTTTCTCCAATCTGACAGCACGAGTGGAGGCACTCGGAAAGTCATTTGAAATGTCTTATCCAGGAAGACTGCTGCGGCATCCTCAGCAGCACTCTCGAGCCGTTGCTCCAACAGGGTACGAATCCCCTTGGGGTCAAATGGGACTACAAGCCATAGATTCGATGTGCGTGAGTGTTCTTGCTCACCCGTCTCCGTCTCGAAAAAAGTACGCATTGTCGCCCAAATGGACAATGCTTGGTGGCCATCGAGACGGTCTATGTTGTCCATCACCACGACAAGGCGTCGCTTAGGATGGCTCAGCGCTTCCCCCATCACGCTAGAGAAAAGAGACCGAAATTCGATTGACGTTGGATCCGGAGACCGCACGGTGCTGGATTGACGCGTCTCCCGAGTTTTCTGAACGAGCAACGAGACCACACCATCTTTTGGCCGGTAGAATAGCCAGGACGCAAGCGCCACAAGAATGGGGGACAGTGCTAAGAACAGACCCCATACCCACAATCGAACACCCA
The Candidatus Rokuibacteriota bacterium DNA segment above includes these coding regions:
- a CDS encoding AAA family ATPase — its product is MTKGICSTTLLPDDPAGEDAFGSHQRIAKAIAHLIREDAGGRSIGLAGPYGSGKSTVVRLLQSLARAERASSEIAVFVSDAWAHQGDPLRRAFLESLVTFLVNQGWTKRERWKDELDLLTRRREDNQTTSEPILTVPGKLVAASALLVPIGYTLFSKAGQPDQFLGVRLWVWGLFLALSPILVALASWLFYRPKDGVVSLLVQKTRETRQSSTVRSPDPTSIEFRSLFSSVMGEALSHPKRRLVVVMDNIDRLDGHQALSIWATMRTFFETETGEQEHSRTSNLWLVVPFDPKGIRTLLEQRLESAAEDAAAVFLDKTFQMTFRVPPLVLSDWRKFLCDQLAAAFPAEHHREEFDTIYRLYRLKGIPPEGTPSPRSIKLFVNSVGALHRQWGDEIPLVMQALYAVYADSLKESVSGLTKEDFLEPAVLALIGEPEWRRYLAALHFNAPPDKALEVLIKRQVEDALVKGESEPLRKLLFVPGFMTVCEQVLEEHHLGWAEKEPVALAATALAVSGIESSSSLQLAQVWRWLKMGVGSVKQWPMGGELVGNGIFEIVRHAIGTEKERLAERVLSSLSNALPAVEHPDETAVAVAAKQWVGATLPVVTGISTTVGEELVNAHFAVPGGANEYIEVATALQEVGAQKVQRYYRPKATREQIVAELVRRCAAGHFDVRHANVVWVMAEIENGWRWHELFNTANQRLRGGTVLRVGEVLGCVLALLYLAWHAKVTEAQDILKQLATEGHLMHHLHQANAERQRTAIAVCMLPILESAPSGDQRAAIGNSGAGQNAYRAILQSPGEYGDVVRDMAELALKMDKVPTLLAAHTASVAAPFLAATLEVIATRDDAHATLTADLLISHYPRLASALNVTTLHALVRNLVSRGELLSRLKGHEFSADLAALYRLAGSAGSEEEAKEVKAYLASELQEITESVWVDALAQEGSLLELLLWLLEDGAPLGLTEAFADALIGHAKNSLEGGNPPARFQRDWSRLPLALQQELQETFLRDLRDVVLARSERTLLPALMLYGSQLIESGLLDERADEVVRQLGKDILERLEAAEVAWLDRLLRKSPGILDRCPRASKTTLRQRVESVLLKIDPSSPARTGAEGIARTLGIDVQRLVSGVNDTRTESG